In Candidatus Eisenbacteria bacterium, the genomic window ACATCCGTCTCCTCGTGGAGGACCGCCCCGGCGTGCTCGCCCAGGTCGCGAACCGCCTCGGGGCCACGTCCGTGAGCGTGGCCCAGATGTTCCAGGAGCCCGGCGTGCGCGGCGAGGCCTCGATCACCATGCTGACCCACGAAGCGCGCGACCGGGACATCCGGGACGCGGTGCGCGCGATCGCCGAGCTTCCTACCATCCGCAAGGCGCCGCGCGCCGTGAGGATCTTCGACCTATGAGCACGGACCGGACCTCCACGACGGCCCAGGCCCGCACCGCGTGGCGAGGCATCGTGCGCGAGTTCCGGGACATCCTGCCTCCCATCGAGGAGTCCTCCGTGGTCACGCTCCTCGAGGGGAACACGCCGCTCGTTCCGGCGCCGCGGCTCGCCGCGCGGATCGCGCCGGGACTCGAGCTCTACCTCAAGCTCGAGGGCATGAACCCCACCGGCTCCTTCAAGGATCGAGGCATGACCGTCGCGGTGTCGCGCGCGGTCGGCCGGGGCGCCCGCGCGGTCCTCTGCGCGTCCACGGGGAACACGTCCGCTTCGGCCGCCGCGTACGCGGCCCGCGCGGGGCTCCGGTGCGCCGTCGTGATCCCCGAGGGACAGATCGCGCTCGGGAAGCTCGCCCAGGCCATGGTGCACGGCGCCCGGGTGTTCGCGGTGCGCGGGAACTTCGATCACGCGCTCGAGCTCGTGCGCGAGCTGTCGCGCGAGGGCTCGGTCGCGGTGGTGAACTCGATCAACCCGGACCGGATCGAAGGACAGAAGACGATCGCCTTCGAGATCGTGGCGGCGCTCCAGGGCCGCGTCCCGGACGCGCACGCCCTTCCCGTCGGAAACGCGGGCAACATCACCGCGGCGTGGAAGGGGTACGTGGAGCGGGCCCGCCGCGACGGAGGCGGCGTGCCGCGCATGCTCGGATTCCAGGCCGAAGGGGCCGCTCCCATCGTGCGCGGCGAGCGCGTCGCCGAGCCCACGACGCTCGCGACCGCCATCAAGATCGGAAATCCGGCCTCGTGGGAAGGCGCGATTCGCGCGCGGGACGAGTCGAAGGGCTCGATCCACATGGTGAGCGACGACGAGATCGTCGCGGCGTACCGCGCTCTCGCGGACACCGAGGGGGTGTTCGTCGAGCCCGCGTCGGCGGCCGGCATCGCGGGCCTCCTCAAGCTCGGTCCGACCGGGGCGCTCCGCGAGGTGCGCCTCGCGGTCGCCACCCTCACGGGTCACGGGCTCAAGGACCCCGAACGGGCCATCGAGGTCTCCCCCA contains:
- the thrC gene encoding threonine synthase, which gives rise to MSTDRTSTTAQARTAWRGIVREFRDILPPIEESSVVTLLEGNTPLVPAPRLAARIAPGLELYLKLEGMNPTGSFKDRGMTVAVSRAVGRGARAVLCASTGNTSASAAAYAARAGLRCAVVIPEGQIALGKLAQAMVHGARVFAVRGNFDHALELVRELSREGSVAVVNSINPDRIEGQKTIAFEIVAALQGRVPDAHALPVGNAGNITAAWKGYVERARRDGGGVPRMLGFQAEGAAPIVRGERVAEPTTLATAIKIGNPASWEGAIRARDESKGSIHMVSDDEIVAAYRALADTEGVFVEPASAAGIAGLLKLGPTGALREVRLAVATLTGHGLKDPERAIEVSPKVERVDADPDALRRALLE